From Solanum stenotomum isolate F172 chromosome 2, ASM1918654v1, whole genome shotgun sequence:
ttttgtttttgtttttgttgaggTCCTCAAGAGCAGCGCTAGCCTTTACGGCAAGAGCTGCCATGTCAGAAGCACTGAGTCGATACTTAAGCTTGGAGGCAGGAAGCATGAAGTAGATCTGACCGGGAAGAAGCTGATATTGGGAATCGAGTGAAGGTATGAAATCGTCGAAGTAAAGACGGTCGGAACTGCATAGGAAGCTGGAAGCATAATCAGAAGAGATGTCAGATTGAAGAACTTGAGAGACGTTGATGGGAACGCTATATTGACGGAGCTCTCCACTAATTGAGATGACGTAGCTGATCAGCTGCTTTTGATCGACGATAGTGGAGGAGGAAGACAAGCAAGCACCCATAATATACCCTTGAATTAATTAAAGctggaggaggaagaagaagagaataataaatcaaaatgatgtttGTGTTGTGGACTTGTGGGTGCAAATGAGGCGGTGACCGGCCTTTTTATAAACAATTGTAGCGTTTTCCtatctttttcttaaaagtgGGAGTGGGGTCCACGACGACTCATTC
This genomic window contains:
- the LOC125855266 gene encoding uncharacterized protein LOC125855266, giving the protein MGACLSSSSTIVDQKQLISYVISISGELRQYSVPINVSQVLQSDISSDYASSFLCSSDRLYFDDFIPSLDSQYQLLPGQIYFMLPASKLKYRLSASDMAALAVKASAALEDLNKNKNKNKSRKSRKIMSKKRISPMLLQVEEDDYTQTNNKSTVGLGISMRSASVRKLQRLSSRRAKMAVRSFRKLITIQEGFVLF